The stretch of DNA AACGGCAAAATCTGATTATATTTGGTTTAATGGTGAAATGGTTAAATGGGCAGAGGCTAAAGTTCATGTTATGTCTCATGCATTACACTATGGTTCTTCGGTATTTGAGGGGGTGCGATGCTATGATACGCATAATGGCCCGGCAGTTTTTCGTCATCGTGAGCATATGCAGCGTTTACATGATTCAGCAAAAATTTACCGTATGCCAGTTAGCTATAGTGTTGAAGAATTAATGACAGCAACGAGGCAAACGCTAATTAATAACAATTTAAAAAGTGCCTATATTAGACCGCTAATTTTTATTGGTGATGTCGGCATGGGCGTTAATCCTCCAGATGGTTATAATACTGATGTCATTATCGCGGCCTTTCCTTGGGGAGCTTACCTTGGTGAAGAGGCATTAGATCAAGGCATTGATGCGATGGTTTCATCATGGAATCGCTCGGCACCAAACACGATCCCAACAGCTGCTAAAGCTGGGGGCAACTATTTATCTTCCTTATTAGTTGGTAATGAGGCTCGTCGTCATGGTTATCAAGAAGGTATTGCTTTAGACGTGCATGGTTATGTTTCAGAAGGTGCGGGTGAGAATATATTTATCGTCAAAAATGGCATATTATTCACTCCAACATTAACATCGGCGGCATTGCCTGGCATTACCCGTGATGCGATTTTAACGCTTGCTAAAGATTTAAATATTGAAATTCGTGAACAAACCTTATCACGAGAATCTCTTTATTTAGCCGATGAAGTCTTTATGACCGGAACCGCTGCTGAAATTACGCCAGTACGTAGCATTGATGGTATAAAAGTTGGTATTGGTCGCTGCGGACCTGTAACTAAAAAACTCCAGCGCGCATTTTTTGGCTTATTTAATGGCGAAACCGCTGACAAATATGGCTGGTTAGATTTTGTAAAATAAAATCACGGCTGATTACGATTATCAGCCATGCACTTTAATAAATAAAGCGCTAATGTTGCATTAAAAATAGCAACAGTAAAAAAATTATATATTTATTTAAATTATTAAAAAAGAATTGGGAGCATTTTATGCCGAAGTATCGTTCAGCAACATCAGTAGAAGGTCGTAATATGGCTGGTGCACGTGCATTATGGCGTGCAACAGGAGTAAAAAATGAAGATTTTGGTAAGCCGATTATTGCTGTAGTTAATTCATTTACCCAGTTCGTACCTGGGCATGTACATTTAAAAGATATCGGTCAGTTAGTTGCTAAAGAGATCGAAGCTGCTGGCGGAATCGCAAAAGAATTTAATACGATAGCGGTTGATGATGGGATCGCAATGGGTCATGGCGGCATGTTATATTCATTACCTTCTCGTGAATTAATTGCAGATTCAGTTGAATATATGGTCAATGCTCACTGTGCTGATGCTATGATTTGTATTTCTAACTGTGACAAAATCACACCGGGTATGTTAATGGCGGCACTACGCCTTAATATTCCCGTTATCTTTGTTTCAGGTGGCCCAATGGAGGCAGGCAAAACTAAGTTATCAGATCAAATTATTAAGTTAGATTTAATTGATGCGATGATTCAAAGTGCTAATCCGGATGTCTCTGATGAAGATAGCCAAAAAATTGAAGAATCGGCTTGCCCGACATGCGGATCATGCTCAGGTATGTTTACAGCTAACTCAATGAACTGTTTAGCTGAAGCCTTAGGTCTAGCATTACCTGGTAATGGTTCATTAGTTGCAACTCATAAACAGCGTGAACAACTATTTCTTGATGCTGCAAAACATATTGTTTCGATAACTAAACGTTATTACGAACAAGATGATAAGTCAGTATTACCGAGAGCAATTGCTAGTAAAGCTGCTTATGAAAATGCAATGTCACTTGATATTGCGATGGGCGGTTCAACCAATACTGTTCTCCATTTATTAGCAACCGCTCAAGAAGGTGAAATCGATTTTACCATGTCAGATATTGACCGCTTATCTCGTAAAGTTCCTCATTTATGTAAAGTTGCGCCAAGTACACAGCTTTATCACATGGAAGATGTGCACCGAGCTGGTGGTGTAATTGGGATAATGGCGGAGCTTGATCGCGCTGGATTATTAAATCGTGATGTTAAAAATGTACTCGGTTTAAATTTAGATCAAACATTTGCACAGTATGACATCAAGCAAACACAAGATGAAAAAGTTAAAAAAATGTATCGCAGTGGGCCTGCTGGTATTCGAACAACCAAAGCATTTTCGCAAGATTGTTATTGGGATACATTAGATGATGATCGCCAAAATGGTTGTATTCGTGATAAAGCCCATGCTTATAGTCAAGATGGTGGACTTGCAACTCTTTATGGCAATATCGCTATTGACGGCGCAATTGTTAAAACTGCCGGTGTTGCGGCTGAAAATTTAGTCTTCAAAGGCCCAGCTAAAGTCTTTGAGAGCCAAGAAGATGCAGTTGATGCTATTTTAGGCGGTAAAATCGTTGCCGGTGATGTCGTTGTTATTATCTATGAAGGACCAAAGGGTGGGCCTGGCATGCAAGAAATGCTTTACCCAACGAGTTATTTAAAATCAATGGGGCTTGGTAAAAAATGTGCATTGATTACAGATGGGCGTTTTTCAGGGGGATCATCTGGGTTATCTATTGGTCATATTTCACCTGAGGCAGCAAGTGGCGGGATCATAGGCTTAGTCAAAAATGGTGATATTATCGATATTGATATTCCAAATCGTAAATTAGCATTAGATGTGTCAGAAGCTGAACTTGAAATGCGCCGAGTAGCACAAGCAACGAGAGGCGATAAAGCTTGGACTCCACAAAATCGTCAACGCCAAGTATCGTATGCATTAAAAGCTTATGCAAGTTTAGCAACGAGTGCAGATAAAGGCGCTGTACGTGATAAAACTAAATTAGGTGGCTAAAGTGAATACGAGCACAGAAAAAAAACTGACAGGAGCTGAGTACTTAAAAGCATCATTATGTTCTGCAGTTTATGATGTTGCTAAGGTTACTCCGCTTGAAGAGATGGAAAAAATCTCGCAAAGGCTTGGTAATAATGTTTTTGTTAAACGAGAAGATCGACAAATTGTGCATAGCTTTAAGATCCGCGGTGCACAAGCGATGATTGCAAGCCTTAATGATGAACAAAAAAAACGCGGTGTGATCGCCGCGTCAGCCGGTAATCATGCTCAAGGCGTTGCTTTATCTGCAACGAAACTAGGAATTAATTCATTAATTGTCATGCCGCTTACAACACCTGATATTAAAGTTGAGGGCGTAAAAGGATTTGGTGGCGAAGTGCTACTTTATGGCGCTAATTTTGATGAAGCAAAAAATAAGGCTATTGAACTTGCTACTGCGCAGCACCGCACTTTTATTCCGCCATTTGATCATCCATTAGTGATTGCAGGTCAAGGTAGTGTTGCAATGGAACTATTGCAACAAAATGCTAGACTTGATCGTATCTTTGTTCCTGTTGGTGGTGGCGGACTTGCTGCTGGGATCGCGGTATTAATTAAACAAATTATGCCATCGATTAAAATTATTGCCGTTGAGGCTGCTGATTCTGCGTGTTTAAAAGCCGCGTTAGATGCTGGGTATCCTGTTGATTTAAATCGAGTTGGTTTATTTGCTGAAGGCGTTGCGGTGAAACGCATTGGTGATGAAACATTCCGCCTTTGCCAGCAATATATTGATGATATTGTTATTGTTGATAGTGATGAAATTTGCGCAGCGGTTAAAGACCTATTTGATGATGTTAGAGCTGTTGCAGAGCCGTCAGGTGCGTTGGCGTTGGCCGGGCTGAAAAAATATGTTGAACAACATAATATCCGCGGTGAAAACTTAGCACATATATTATCTGGCGCTAATCTTAATTTTCATACACTTCGTTATGTTTCAGAGCGCTGCGAAATTGGCGAGAAAAAAGAAGCTCTCTTTGCAGTCACGATCCCCGAACATAAAGGCAGTTTCTTAAAATTTTGTCAATTACTTGGTGGCAAGGCGGTAACAGAATTCAATTATCGTTATCATAATGATAAGAGCGCGTGTATTTTTGTTGGTGTTCGTATCACCAATGGTGAAATAGAAAAAGAAGAAATTATTCGTGAATTAACCGCTGGTGGTTATCAAGTTTCTGATTTATCAGATGATGAAATGGCTAAATTGCATATTCGCTATATGATTGGTGGTAAACCTTGTAAAGCAATAAAAGAGCAAGTATATAGTTTTGAATTTCCTGAATCACAAGGTGCATTATTGAAGTTTTTACAAACGCTTGGTACTAATTGGAATATTTCTCTATTCCATTACCGTAGTCACGGTACTGACTATGGACGAGTGTTGGCTGCATTTGAAATTGCACCAAACAATCAGGCATTTAAATCACATCTTGCAGAATTAAACTATGATTATCATAATGAAACGGATAATCCATCATTAAAATTCTTTTTGACTGATTAAAAATAAAATAAAATAAAAGGCCAGATTGGCCTTTTGCTTTTTAAGGAGAAAGCATGATTAGGTTAGCCGTAATTGGTACCAACTGGATCACAGATAAATTTATTGAGGCGGCATTACAAACAGGTCAATTTGAGCTATCCGCGGTCTATTCTCGTCATGAGGATAGTGCAAAAATTTTTGCACAAAAATACATGCTTACAACCATATTTACTAGCCTTGAACAGTTAGCCAAAAGTCCAGATATTGATGCCGTTTATATCGCAAGTCCAAATTCTTTACATTTTGAACAAGCTAAATTGATGCTAGAAAATGGTAAAGACGTAATTTGTGAAAAACCGCTGACCTCAAATATTGAGCAGACTAAAATATTGATTAAAATAGCTAAACAGCAGCAACAAATTATTTTCGAAGCGTTAAAAAGTTATTATTTACCTAATTTTGAACGGGTTAAACAATATTTACCCAAGCTTGGTAAAATCCGTAAAGTTTGCTTGAATTATTGCCAGTATTCTTCTCGCTACCCGCTTTACCTTGCTGGTGAAAACCCAAATACTTTCAACCCTGCTTTTTCTAATGGTTCAGTTATGGACATTGGTATATACCCGCTTAATTTTGCGATTGCCTTGTGGGGTGCACCAAACGGTGTAAGTGCTGATGCACTACGATTACCATCGGGCGTTGATGGTCATGGTACAATTTTAATGAGATATAATGATTTTGATGTGGTTATTTTACACTCTAAAGTGAGTAATTCTTATTTACCAAGTGAAATTCAAGGTGAAGAAGGCGCTTTAATTATTGACCATTTATCGGTTGCTGAAAAAGTCTGTTATCAACCACGAGATGGGGAATTGCAAAATATTACCTTGGCACAAAATGATAATCAAATGTACTATGAAGCATTAAAATTTGCAGAGCTCATTAAACAAAGGCAAATCAATCATATGGGTTTGAACAATTCGCTAATTTCATCGCAGCTATTAACTGAAATTAGGCAGCAAACCGGTATTATATTTCCGGTAGATAAATTTCAGTCAATTAGTTGATAATTTTTATTGTTGTTGCTAGCGATCTTATTTTATTTCTGTATAATAATCGCACCCACGTTACAGCAGTGTTTTTCCCAATGCTGCTTTAGTTGAAGTTCTTTGAACGATTGCTCGAAGGGGCCAGTTAGTCATTGAATGAAACGACAGTGTGAATAAATCAGATTGATTTATTAACGTGAGATTAATTTAAAATTTTGGGTAAATGATAAATGGGTACTTTTTCAGCCAAGCCAGAAACAGTAAAACGCGACTGGTATGTTGTAGATGCAGCAGGTAAAACACTTGGTCGTCTTGCAACTGAAATCGCTAGCCGCTTACGCGGTAAGCACAAAGCAGAATATACACCACATGTAGATACAGGTGATTACATTATTGTTATCAATGCAGAAAAAGTTGCTGTAACAGGCAAAAAACGCACTGATAAAATGTACTATCGTCATACTGGCTATATTGGTGGACTTAAGGAAGCGACTTTTAAAGAAATGATTGAACGTCATCCTGAACAAGTTATCGAAATTGCTGTAAAAGGCATGTTACCGAAAGGTCCTCTTGGTCGTGCAATGTACCGTAAAATGAAAGTTTATGTGGGTAGTGAGCACAATCATGCGGCACAACAACCGCAAGTATTAGATATTTAAGGGGATAAAAGATGGCTGATAATCAATATTACGGTACAGGTCGCCGAAAAAGTTCTGCTGCTCGTGTTTTTATTAAACCAGGTAGTGGTAACATTGTAATTAATCAACGCTCTTTAGAGCAATACTTTGGTCGTGATACTGCTCGTATGGTTGTTATGCAACCACTAGAGTTGCTTGAAATGGTCGGTAAATTTGATCTTTATATCACTGTTAAAGGTGGTGGTATTTCAGGTCAAGCTGGCGCAATTCGTCATGGTATTACTCGTGCGTTAATGGAATATGATGAAACATTACGTCCTTCATTACGTCAAGCGGGCTTTGTTACTCGTGATGCACGTAAAGTTGAACGTAAGAAAGTGGGTCTACGCAAAGCGCGTCGTCGTCCACAGTTCTCAAAACGTTAATTTATATTACAAGCAGAATCAAAACCCAGCATATGCTGGGTTTTTTTATTTTATTACAATTGAAATATCAGACTATTAATAATCACAGCTAATAATGATATTAAATCACACGTGAGAATTGCTGTTGCCTAGCTATTTTGCGCATATAGATATCAAAACACATGCAGATATTGCGAATCAATAATCGTCCTTTTGCTGAAACGACAATTGAATCATGGTTATTATCAACTAAGCCATCTTGTTGTAAAGTTGATAATAGGGAAAGATCTTCTTTAAAATACTGATCAAATTGAATATTATAACGTTCTTCAATAACTGATTTATCTAAATAGAAATGGCAAATTAGCTGTTTAATCACATCGCGGCGAATTTTATCATCTTCCGTCATCGTATAGCCTTTCCATAGGGCATGACCTGATTTTTCTACTTGCTCTTGATAAAGATTAAGCTCTTTTTGGTTTTGTGCATAACTATCACCAATCATGCTAATTGCAGATACTCCAAGGCCTAATAAATCAGCTTCACCTTGAGTTGTATACCCTTGAAAGTTACGATGCAAAATTCCTTTTTGCTGGGCAATAGCAAGTTCATCGGTTGGTTTTGCAAAATGATCCATACCAATATAGTTATAGCCATGATGGGTTAGATATTCGATACAGCTTTGTAAAATTTTAACTTTTTCTTGAGCGGATGGCAGATCATCATCTTTGATTTTACGCTGCGCGGCAAAGCGAGCAGGTAAATGAGCATAGTTAAATACACTTAAGCGATCGGGTGAAAGCTTCACCACTTTTTCAAGTGTTTGCATAAAATTATCTACAGTCTGTTTTGGTAAGCCGTAAATTAAATCTAAGCTGATAGATGAAAAGCGACTAATTTTTGCTTGCCCGATTAACGACTCAATAAGATCCTCATCTTGCTGACGATTAATTAGGTTTTGAATTTCAGGATTAAAATCTTGAATTCCCATACTAAGACGGTTGAATCCTTCTTTCGCAAGGTGTTGAATCGTACCCGTAGTAATTTCCCTTGGATCGATTTCTATTGATAACTCCGCATTATCTGCAAAATGGAACGATTGCCTTAAACTAGACATTAACCATGAAATTTCATCATCAGTTAAAAATGTAGGCGTCCCGCCACCCCAATGCATTTGTGTAACCGTGCGATGCTTAAAGAGTGCCGAGCGGTTGATTATCTCTTGCTTTAACACATGCAAATAAACATCGACTTTATGCCGATGTCTAGTAACAATTTTATTGCAACCACAAAAATAACAAAGCTTATGACAAAACGGTATATGTACATAAAGCGACAAGGGTTTATTTGGATACCGCTGCGCAGCCTTAAGAAAATCATGTTCAGAAAACTGCTCATTAAACTCTAATGCGGTAGGATAAGATGTATACCTAGGCCCTGAGTAATTATATTTCTGAATTAGCTCTTGATCCCAAATTATATCAGACTTATTTTCTTGTATTGCCATTGCTATTATTTTTGCGTCGCTCATTAATCGCTATTTGCTTTCTTTTGGTTTTTAAAGTGTTTCTTTTTTTGCCTAGTTTTTTCAAATAAAGGATTGTACAAACGAACAAACCAATATATAAACTAAGCATAATTAACATTAGCATACTATTAACGTTTTTTTAGTAAACCAACAATATCTTCTTTAGTTGCAAAATCATCATCTTCATCATCAAGATCATCATCTTCATCGGTATAACCGAGTAGTTTCATTAATGCATCAATGCGATCTAGGATTCGGTCAAGATCTTGCTGTTGTTTACTAGTAAGGGCTTCTCCTTCATCGATAAGATCAAGCAGCTTTTCTAAATAAGGGTCATTTTCTAATTGCTTTAATTCTTGTTCTGGCGTTTGCTTTATAGCCGTATCTGACGCTTTTTTTACCGCAGGTTTATTCGTCGGTTTAGTTGCGATTAACGGAATTGCTTTTTTACTACCAATTCGTGAGTCATGGACCTCTTTTTGCGACTTGCTTGAATCGCTTTCGCCATTCTTAAAACGAGAGCCGCTAGGTAAACCTTTGTGTTTTCGTTTACGTTTTAGTTGCTTAGATTTTTCATTTATTTCTTCGCGACTTTGTTTAGGTTTCTTTTTTATCATAAAATGGGTTACTTAATATTTTATTAATAATTGATGATTATCATCATGATTAATTACTAGGAATGAAACGAATTATACACTTAAGTTAGATGAAATAGCAGTATATCTTGGATTTTAATTATAATAATAGTTATATTAATCGCTAATATTTACTTTTATTTATTGCTTTATTGATTTTGATAAGTAAAAATCAATTCAAATATAAACGCTATCAACATCAAATTACGATAATTTTACTATGAATAATCATTTAAGCCCTTATATGCAATTTAACCGTAAAGAGTGGGCTGCTTTACGTAATGCAGTACCTATGACGTTAAGCGCTGAAGAACTTGTTTCATTACAAGGTATTAATGAAGATTTATCGATAGAGGAAGTCAGTACAATTTATTTACCTTTATCTCGATTGTTAAATTATTACATTAGTCATAATTTTACGCAGCAAGCAGTATTGTCAAAATTTTTAGGTACTCATCATAAAGTGCCGTATATTATAGGAATTGCAGGTAGCGTTGCTGTTGGCAAAAGCACAACAGCCCGAGTATTAAAAGCTCTACTCGCAAGTTGGCCAGAACACCCTAAAGTGGCTTTAGTGACGACAGATGGTTTTTTGCATCCTAATAAGGTGCTTGAAGAACGCAATATAATGAATAAGAAAGGTTTTCCTCAATCATATGACGTAAAAAAGCTACTTCAATTTGTGTCAGATATTAAATCGGGTGTTAAACATGTGTCAGCGCCGGTTTATTCACATCTTGTTTATGATATTGTTGAAGGTGAAACAGTTGAAATAGAAAGTCCTGATATTTTAATTCTTGAAGGACTAAATGTATTGCAAAGCCCACTAAATAGTAGTGTGGCAAATAATCGAGTATTCGTCTCTGATTATGTTGATTTTTCGATTTATGTAGATGCTGAAATAACATTACTACATGATTGGTATATTAATCGTTTTTTAAATTTTAGGGCGGGAGCATTTAGCGATCCTAACTCTTATTTTCATCACTATTCACAGATTTCAGAAAGTGATGCGCTTGCAAGAGCTGAAAAAATTTGGAAAAGTATTAATGAATTAAATCTGATTGAAAATATTTTACCAACACGAGAAAGAGCGAGCTTGATATTAACAAAAGGTTTCGATCATCGTATCGATAGCGTTCAACTTAGAAAATAAGTTAATTAGTAACAATATAAGGATCCATATTTATGAACAAAATAATTAAAGTGAGTTTTATTACATTAGCGGCAGCTATCTCTTTTAATGCTTTAGCTAATCATCAAGATTATGATGGTTCAACGTGCGCTGGTAAAAAAAGCGCGATACAAACTCAAATTGATTATGCTAAAAAAGCCAATAATACCTATCAAGTAAAAGGCTTAGAAAAAGCATTAAGCGATGTTAATTCTTATTGTACAAATAGTGATCTAGAAAAAAAATATAAAGAAAAAGTACAAGATAAATTAAACGATGTACAAGAAAAACAAGCTGATCTAAAACAAGCTCAGTTAGAAGGTAATACTAAAAAAATTGCTAAACAACAAGCTAAATTAGCAGAAAAACAACAAGAGTTGCAAAATGCTAAAGATACATTAGACGGGTTTTATAAAGCAGTAAAAGCAGGGCAATAAAAAATTTTGTTACTGTAATTGTTGATACGAGAATAAGGCGCAATTTGGTGATTTAAATTGCGCCTTTTTATCATTATTCAATATTATCAGCATATTTTAATATATAGTCTTCCGCTTCTTTTGACCAAATTCCCTCAGTTTTAACTAAGATTTTTTTCAACTCGATATAAAATGGCTCACTTTGTTCTTGGCTAATTAATTTAGGTAAATCAATTAATGGTAATGATTTTTGAGTGTAAATAACTTTTTTTCCACCAGAAATGGTGGGTTGGTTCATTGTCACATATGCCGCTGTATCTAATCCTAAAATATGAGTAACAATTTTATTGACGTTAATTTTTTTCTGCTCAATTAATTTAATTCCTTCACGCATATCGTCAGTATTACCACCAGAAGTACCGACATAGTGTGTAAATGCATAGTGGATATCATAAAAATTGATTGTAGCTTCAAACTGACTATCTTGTGGCCCAGCAAAAAAGTTAAAGCAGCCATCGGTTGCTAAAATAGCAGAGCCAATAGTAATTAACTCTTTTTCTGGGACAAAGATAAACACATCATCATAGCCTTCATTATCCACTAGCTGCATCAAATGACGTTTTTGCTCATTAAGATCAGTAAACTGTGCTACATTAACATAAATCACCTCGCAGTGAGTTTCAGAGGGATAATGCTTTTGGCAATAATCAATCTTACTTTGCGTTCTTCCTGTTACAATAACTCGTTTAGGATTAATTGGCCCGTGTAAAGCATAATCAATTGCGAGCATACCCATTGGCCCCATTCCCCCCATAATAATCAAATTACCATTGGGTTTAATCCCCATTTTATGATTATAACTTCCTTCAACTAGATGGTAATTAGCATTAAAAGCACCGATCACGCATGATAAAGGCTCAATTAATGCGCCTTCAAAAAAAGTTTTACCCTTATAAGCAAGTAAACAATTTTGATTTAAGACTTCTTTTGGAATAATAATATAAGTTGCTTCACCGCCAATATATGGAAATGAGTAACCAGGGCAAGCAAGAGAGGGTAATTGCAGATTAGCTTGTACCACATATTTTTCACCAACCTTAAATTGTGTTTGCCATTTTTTACCGACACTCACTATTTCGCCACAAAATTCATGGCCAACAATAATTGGATTATTTGCGACATCATTTGGCACTTTTTTGTGGTTTTCGCCTTGATTCACTTCTTTCCAAGTTGAGAAGCAGATACTATCACAAATCACTTTAGCTAATATTTCATCATCTTGTAGCTTAGGTAACATAAATTTTTCTAAACGTAGATCGTTTTTGCCATATAAGCGTAATGCTGTTGTAAACATAATAACCTCTATCCATTTATTTTATCGATAAGTTGTCTTATATTGTGATATTTAGCCAAAGCCCAATTAAACTAAGATACCTAGCCAATAGCCTAAAATTCCCATAGCAAAAAGTACAAAAATGAGTGTAATGGGGCTTATTTTTTTCCGTAATAATTTCATCATCAATAATGTTAAACCAAGCGCTAATAAACCTGGGCATAGGTCATTAAGGATATTTTGTAGTGTAGTCACTGACTTTGTGCCATCGGGTGATAAGGTAGTTGAAATAATCAGTGGCGTGTTGATCGTTGTCCATTTAGTGACTAAAACTCCCATAATAAATAGCCCTAAAATGGATGCGCCTTCAGTCAGTTTTTGTAAGATATTATTAGCCATATCCTTAACAATATTGATCCCTTTATTGAAACCGTATTGTAAGCCGAACCACTTTAATGCTAAGCGAACAGCATTAAAGAGAACGAAAAATAAAATAGGCCCTATAATATTGCCTGTTATAGCAAGTGACGCACCAAGTGCCGCGGTGATAGGGCGCAAAGTACCCCATATTAACGGATCGCCAACACCCGCTAAAGGTCCCATCAGGCCGACTTTGATACTATTAATGGTAACTTCATCAATATCAGCGCCATTTGCTTTCGCTTCTTCCATAGCGGCCGTCACTCCGATAACTGGGCCTGATATCGCAGGTGTAGTATTAAAAAAAACTAAATGACGTTTTAATGCGGCAATTTGGTCATCTTTATTTTTATATAAACGCTTGATCGCAGGTATCATATCAAAGCAAAAGCCAAGTGCATGGATCCGTTCATAATTAAACGAGGCTTGCTGTAAATTAGATCGTAAGAATATGTTAATTAAATCTGACTTTGTTAGTTTATTTTTATATTCACTCATTATAAAGCTCCTTAATCATCCAATTCATCAAAAGCAACATTATCAGTTGTTGACGTAGCA from Orbaceae bacterium lpD04 encodes:
- the ilvD gene encoding dihydroxy-acid dehydratase, which gives rise to MPKYRSATSVEGRNMAGARALWRATGVKNEDFGKPIIAVVNSFTQFVPGHVHLKDIGQLVAKEIEAAGGIAKEFNTIAVDDGIAMGHGGMLYSLPSRELIADSVEYMVNAHCADAMICISNCDKITPGMLMAALRLNIPVIFVSGGPMEAGKTKLSDQIIKLDLIDAMIQSANPDVSDEDSQKIEESACPTCGSCSGMFTANSMNCLAEALGLALPGNGSLVATHKQREQLFLDAAKHIVSITKRYYEQDDKSVLPRAIASKAAYENAMSLDIAMGGSTNTVLHLLATAQEGEIDFTMSDIDRLSRKVPHLCKVAPSTQLYHMEDVHRAGGVIGIMAELDRAGLLNRDVKNVLGLNLDQTFAQYDIKQTQDEKVKKMYRSGPAGIRTTKAFSQDCYWDTLDDDRQNGCIRDKAHAYSQDGGLATLYGNIAIDGAIVKTAGVAAENLVFKGPAKVFESQEDAVDAILGGKIVAGDVVVIIYEGPKGGPGMQEMLYPTSYLKSMGLGKKCALITDGRFSGGSSGLSIGHISPEAASGGIIGLVKNGDIIDIDIPNRKLALDVSEAELEMRRVAQATRGDKAWTPQNRQRQVSYALKAYASLATSADKGAVRDKTKLGG
- a CDS encoding branched-chain amino acid transaminase; the protein is MATTAKSDYIWFNGEMVKWAEAKVHVMSHALHYGSSVFEGVRCYDTHNGPAVFRHREHMQRLHDSAKIYRMPVSYSVEELMTATRQTLINNNLKSAYIRPLIFIGDVGMGVNPPDGYNTDVIIAAFPWGAYLGEEALDQGIDAMVSSWNRSAPNTIPTAAKAGGNYLSSLLVGNEARRHGYQEGIALDVHGYVSEGAGENIFIVKNGILFTPTLTSAALPGITRDAILTLAKDLNIEIREQTLSRESLYLADEVFMTGTAAEITPVRSIDGIKVGIGRCGPVTKKLQRAFFGLFNGETADKYGWLDFVK
- the rpsI gene encoding 30S ribosomal protein S9, with product MADNQYYGTGRRKSSAARVFIKPGSGNIVINQRSLEQYFGRDTARMVVMQPLELLEMVGKFDLYITVKGGGISGQAGAIRHGITRALMEYDETLRPSLRQAGFVTRDARKVERKKVGLRKARRRPQFSKR
- the yihI gene encoding Der GTPase-activating protein YihI, yielding MIKKKPKQSREEINEKSKQLKRKRKHKGLPSGSRFKNGESDSSKSQKEVHDSRIGSKKAIPLIATKPTNKPAVKKASDTAIKQTPEQELKQLENDPYLEKLLDLIDEGEALTSKQQQDLDRILDRIDALMKLLGYTDEDDDLDDEDDDFATKEDIVGLLKKR
- the ilvA gene encoding threonine ammonia-lyase, biosynthetic, with protein sequence MNTSTEKKLTGAEYLKASLCSAVYDVAKVTPLEEMEKISQRLGNNVFVKREDRQIVHSFKIRGAQAMIASLNDEQKKRGVIAASAGNHAQGVALSATKLGINSLIVMPLTTPDIKVEGVKGFGGEVLLYGANFDEAKNKAIELATAQHRTFIPPFDHPLVIAGQGSVAMELLQQNARLDRIFVPVGGGGLAAGIAVLIKQIMPSIKIIAVEAADSACLKAALDAGYPVDLNRVGLFAEGVAVKRIGDETFRLCQQYIDDIVIVDSDEICAAVKDLFDDVRAVAEPSGALALAGLKKYVEQHNIRGENLAHILSGANLNFHTLRYVSERCEIGEKKEALFAVTIPEHKGSFLKFCQLLGGKAVTEFNYRYHNDKSACIFVGVRITNGEIEKEEIIRELTAGGYQVSDLSDDEMAKLHIRYMIGGKPCKAIKEQVYSFEFPESQGALLKFLQTLGTNWNISLFHYRSHGTDYGRVLAAFEIAPNNQAFKSHLAELNYDYHNETDNPSLKFFLTD
- the hemN gene encoding oxygen-independent coproporphyrinogen III oxidase; this encodes MSDAKIIAMAIQENKSDIIWDQELIQKYNYSGPRYTSYPTALEFNEQFSEHDFLKAAQRYPNKPLSLYVHIPFCHKLCYFCGCNKIVTRHRHKVDVYLHVLKQEIINRSALFKHRTVTQMHWGGGTPTFLTDDEISWLMSSLRQSFHFADNAELSIEIDPREITTGTIQHLAKEGFNRLSMGIQDFNPEIQNLINRQQDEDLIESLIGQAKISRFSSISLDLIYGLPKQTVDNFMQTLEKVVKLSPDRLSVFNYAHLPARFAAQRKIKDDDLPSAQEKVKILQSCIEYLTHHGYNYIGMDHFAKPTDELAIAQQKGILHRNFQGYTTQGEADLLGLGVSAISMIGDSYAQNQKELNLYQEQVEKSGHALWKGYTMTEDDKIRRDVIKQLICHFYLDKSVIEERYNIQFDQYFKEDLSLLSTLQQDGLVDNNHDSIVVSAKGRLLIRNICMCFDIYMRKIARQQQFSRVI
- a CDS encoding Gfo/Idh/MocA family oxidoreductase yields the protein MIRLAVIGTNWITDKFIEAALQTGQFELSAVYSRHEDSAKIFAQKYMLTTIFTSLEQLAKSPDIDAVYIASPNSLHFEQAKLMLENGKDVICEKPLTSNIEQTKILIKIAKQQQQIIFEALKSYYLPNFERVKQYLPKLGKIRKVCLNYCQYSSRYPLYLAGENPNTFNPAFSNGSVMDIGIYPLNFAIALWGAPNGVSADALRLPSGVDGHGTILMRYNDFDVVILHSKVSNSYLPSEIQGEEGALIIDHLSVAEKVCYQPRDGELQNITLAQNDNQMYYEALKFAELIKQRQINHMGLNNSLISSQLLTEIRQQTGIIFPVDKFQSIS
- the rplM gene encoding 50S ribosomal protein L13, which gives rise to MGTFSAKPETVKRDWYVVDAAGKTLGRLATEIASRLRGKHKAEYTPHVDTGDYIIVINAEKVAVTGKKRTDKMYYRHTGYIGGLKEATFKEMIERHPEQVIEIAVKGMLPKGPLGRAMYRKMKVYVGSEHNHAAQQPQVLDI